In one window of Gossypium hirsutum isolate 1008001.06 chromosome A01, Gossypium_hirsutum_v2.1, whole genome shotgun sequence DNA:
- the LOC107925460 gene encoding transmembrane protein 87B: MDSAYLVSIFLLLSTALTTINASIHIYQNQLFNEVGNAYLLPGGSEGLAASRSSDNSVSDGRSFIRFENITFWRTQAAADEQSDKEHGTGLIQAVIFEAADRNNIGGSAYGGQRSICCTPDLAKLEGCKQGEVIRIPSSTDSKWPMVLNIYFGGNDLSTSMDNAKAPIMKTGMYNLFFIACDPKLKGTTMSGKTVWKNPDGYLPGRMAPLKKFYVYMMIAYLLLSAIWFAQYVRFWKDILLLQHCITAVIGLGLFEMILWYFDYSNFNGAGMRPVVITTWVVTVGAIRKTLSRLLMLSVSMGYGVVRPTLGGLTSKVLLLGATYFLASELLDITEYVGTINDISGRARLFLVLPDAFLDAFLILWIFTSLSKTLEQLQVKRISAKLDLYRKFSNALAVAVIASVAWITFEVYFKATDPFNERWQSAWIITAFWDILSFALLCVICYLWAPSQSSQRYAYSEDVKDEFDDEEAQSLTRGQSDGDVNLVKQERNNGNAGVSDPEDDSEEDKRE, translated from the exons ATGGATTCCGCATATCTAGTATCTATCTTCCTTCTATTATCAACCGCATTAACAACCATCAACGCTTCCATCCACATTTACCAAAACCAACTCTTCAATGAAGTCGGAAATGCTTATCTTCTCCCTGGCGGCAGTGAAGGCCTCGCGGCTTCTCGTTCCTCCGACAACTCCGTTTCCGATGGCCGCTCTTTTATCCG atttgagAATATCACATTCTGGAGGACTCAGGCTGCTGCAGATGAACAGTCCGACAAGGAACATGGTACCGGGTTGATACAAGCTGTGATTTTCGAGGCTGCTGATAGAAATAATATTGGTGGTTCAGCTTATGGTGGACAGAGATCGATATGTTGTACCCCTGATCTTGCTAAGCTGGAAGGGTGCAAGCAAGGCGAAGTCATTCGGATACCTTCCTCAACAGATAGTAAATGGCCTATGGTTCTGAACATATATTTTGGTGGGAACGACTTGTCAACAAGTATGGACAATGCTAAGGCCCCCATCATGAAAACGGGGATGTATAATTTGTTTTTCATAGCATGTGATCCGAAGCTAAAGGGAACAACAATGAGTGGGAAGACCGTGTGGAAGAATCCTGATGGTTATTTACCTGGGAGAATGGCACCATTGAAGAAGTTTTATGTTTACATGATGATTGCCTATTTGTTGCTTAGTGCCATTTGGTTCGCACAGTACGTGAGGTTTTGGAAAGATATCCTGCTACTTCAGCACTGTATCACTGCTGTCATTGGTCTCGGTTTGTTTGAAATGATATTGTGGTATTTCGACTATTCTAATTTTAACGGTGCAGGAATGAGGCCTGTTGTAATTACAACTTGGGTTGTGACAGTTGGAGCAATAAGAAAAACACTTTCCCGACTTCTCATGCTTTCTGTTTCGATGGGTTATGGTGTTGTACGTCCAACTTTAGGTGGCCTTACTTCAAAGGTGCTTCTTCTTGGAGCTACTTATTTTCTGGCCTCTGAATTGCTGGACATTACTGAGTATGTAGGGACCATCAATGACATATCAGGAAGAGCAAGACTCTTCCTAGTCCTTCCCGATGCATTCCTGGATGCGTTTTTGATATTGTGGATCTTTACATCTCTTTCAAAAACACTAGAGCAGTTACAG GTAAAGAGAATATCAGCAAAGTTGGACCTCTATAGGAAATTCTCAAATGCACTAGCTGTGGCAGTGATTGCTTCAGTCGCATGGATAACTTTTGAG GTATACTTCAAAGCAACAGATCCATTCAATGAGAGGTGGCAAAGTGCTTGGATCATCACAGCTTTCTGGGACATTCTTTCATTTGCACTGCTCTGTGTTATTTGCTACCTCTGGGCTCCATCTCAGAGCTCCCAAAG ATATGCATACTCGGAAGATGTCAAGGACGAATTTGATGATGAAGAAGCTCAATCTCTAACAAGGGGGCAGTCTGATGGGGATGTCAATTTAGTCAAGCAAGAGAGAAATAATGGAAATGCCGGTGTCTCTGATCCCGAAGACGACTCAGAAGAGGATAAGAGGGAGTGA